A single window of Halobacterium jilantaiense DNA harbors:
- a CDS encoding DUF7315 family membrane protein translates to MADDSRGREVVVPERLYKTVTVFSTLFAIVAVVLGFVALDAATDTGSAAPEEVSVPTAALGVGLIAAGGVVYAFASRFRARGMVTDKNSDDETSDNG, encoded by the coding sequence ATGGCAGACGACTCCCGCGGCCGCGAGGTCGTCGTCCCGGAGCGACTCTACAAGACCGTGACGGTGTTCTCGACGCTGTTCGCAATCGTCGCGGTCGTCCTCGGGTTCGTCGCCCTGGACGCGGCGACAGACACTGGGTCGGCGGCCCCGGAGGAAGTGAGCGTGCCGACGGCCGCACTCGGTGTCGGACTCATCGCCGCGGGCGGCGTGGTGTACGCGTTCGCGTCCCGGTTCCGGGCTCGCGGAATGGTAACGGATAAGAACAGCGACGACGAAACATCCGATAATGGCTGA
- a CDS encoding DUF7314 family protein, producing the protein MADEFAKGLGLLTGAGLVWMVLAGWYKTPSFAGGQLTSSVPSELTMYDQLAVVLLEGMFWLAIFGALFFWIGVPLGRELHAKYSGE; encoded by the coding sequence ATGGCTGACGAGTTTGCGAAGGGACTTGGCCTGTTGACGGGTGCGGGCCTGGTCTGGATGGTGCTCGCGGGCTGGTACAAGACGCCGAGTTTCGCCGGCGGACAGCTGACCAGTTCGGTCCCGAGCGAACTGACGATGTACGACCAGCTGGCCGTCGTCCTCCTCGAGGGGATGTTCTGGCTGGCCATCTTCGGCGCGCTGTTCTTCTGGATCGGCGTTCCGCTCGGCCGCGAACTGCACGCGAAGTACAGCGGCGAGTAA
- a CDS encoding DUF7313 family protein, producing MVDPSVALFGPLDTLVAPYIEFVLLALVLLNFVSRRVAHGQHVKQAEDGADAISRHPFHSFTTWGLVLSTFYYLTLHHHSGMVLATLVLSMYIADLFEFEARKVEAREGHGLERPKGALVAATFTFLYVAFISVFYLIKPYWTQVI from the coding sequence ATGGTAGACCCCTCGGTCGCGCTCTTCGGGCCTCTCGACACACTGGTCGCGCCCTACATCGAGTTCGTGCTACTGGCACTCGTCCTGCTGAACTTCGTGAGCCGCCGGGTCGCGCACGGTCAGCACGTCAAGCAGGCCGAGGACGGCGCTGACGCCATCTCCCGGCATCCCTTCCACTCGTTCACGACGTGGGGGCTCGTGCTCTCGACGTTCTACTACCTCACGCTCCACCACCACTCGGGGATGGTGCTCGCGACGCTCGTCCTCAGTATGTACATCGCGGACCTCTTCGAGTTCGAGGCCCGGAAAGTCGAAGCACGCGAGGGCCACGGACTGGAACGGCCGAAGGGCGCGCTCGTCGCAGCCACGTTCACGTTCCTCTACGTCGCCTTCATCAGCGTGTTCTACCTCATCAAGCCGTACTGGACGCAGGTCATCTGA
- a CDS encoding NAD(+)/NADH kinase yields MTTRVAVVGDDTGEATDAVRDAGGTVVDPADADVVAALGEDPLLDAAVDPPAPLLPVDAGREYGGVARADVEPALASLAAGDFSAVDRPTLAVDAPGVSARALADVTLATTEPAKISEFVVDAGDRRVDSVRADGVVAATPTGSRGYATDAGGPRLEPDVPAVGVVPISPFRVDRTNWVVAPPLSVTVARDETSVELHVDGRTHGTLAVDDPVALTWGEPLRVAVVPATRRPPRPD; encoded by the coding sequence GTGACGACGCGGGTCGCCGTCGTCGGCGACGACACCGGCGAAGCGACCGACGCCGTCAGGGACGCCGGCGGGACGGTCGTCGACCCGGCCGACGCCGACGTCGTCGCTGCGCTCGGCGAGGACCCACTGCTGGACGCCGCTGTCGACCCGCCGGCTCCGCTCCTGCCAGTCGATGCCGGCCGCGAGTACGGCGGCGTCGCCCGCGCGGACGTCGAGCCCGCGCTCGCGTCGCTGGCCGCTGGCGACTTCTCCGCCGTCGACCGGCCGACGCTGGCCGTCGACGCTCCCGGCGTCTCCGCGCGAGCGCTCGCTGACGTCACCCTCGCGACCACCGAACCCGCGAAGATATCCGAGTTCGTCGTCGACGCCGGCGACCGCCGCGTCGACTCGGTGCGCGCGGACGGCGTCGTCGCCGCCACTCCCACCGGGAGTCGGGGGTACGCCACGGACGCCGGTGGTCCACGCCTCGAACCCGATGTGCCGGCCGTCGGCGTCGTCCCCATCTCGCCGTTCCGCGTCGACCGCACCAACTGGGTGGTCGCGCCCCCGCTGTCGGTCACCGTCGCCCGCGACGAGACCAGTGTCGAACTCCACGTCGACGGCCGAACACACGGGACGCTCGCCGTCGACGACCCGGTCGCGCTCACCTGGGGCGAGCCGCTGCGAGTCGCTGTCGTGCCGGCGACGCGCCGCCCGCCGCGGCCCGATTGA
- a CDS encoding M28 family peptidase, whose amino-acid sequence MADWIGDTFTSDTGWTHLERLVDVRNRMAGSDGEREAAVATRDALAEHADDAWLDEFDIQGWTRGDSGVETPAGVEDSIALPRSPSGDAAGEFVDLGHGLPEDFEDADLDGKVVMVASDVPDWYDRYLHRREKYYHAVEAGAAAFVYENHVEGCLPPTGSVGTSDAPIGDIPAVGVSREVGARLSRRFEGDEVTVSVNADVHDATSQNVHATLGPDTDEELLVTSHVDAHDIAEGAMDNGAGTAMVVEVARALAAREDELDTRIHFVCYGAEEVGLVGAAHDADERDLASVRAVLNFDGVVRGRTLKFYAHGFDALADAARGVGDDFGHPVSVTPKLGPHSDHWEYVQHGVPGYHVASETGGAGRGWGHTYADTLEKLEVRNFREQAVLLTDLAVRLADDGFAVAHASEADIAAALEDEDLAEGMKITGDWPY is encoded by the coding sequence ATGGCTGACTGGATCGGTGACACCTTCACGAGCGACACCGGCTGGACCCACCTCGAACGACTCGTCGACGTCCGCAACCGGATGGCGGGCAGCGACGGCGAACGCGAGGCGGCCGTGGCCACGCGCGACGCGCTGGCCGAGCACGCCGACGACGCCTGGCTCGACGAGTTCGACATTCAGGGCTGGACGCGCGGCGACAGCGGCGTCGAGACGCCCGCCGGCGTCGAGGACTCCATCGCACTTCCGCGCAGTCCCAGCGGTGACGCAGCCGGCGAGTTCGTGGACCTCGGCCACGGCCTCCCCGAGGACTTCGAGGACGCCGACCTCGACGGGAAGGTCGTCATGGTCGCATCGGACGTCCCCGACTGGTACGACCGCTACCTCCACCGCCGGGAGAAGTACTACCACGCCGTCGAGGCCGGTGCCGCAGCCTTCGTCTACGAGAACCACGTCGAGGGCTGTCTGCCGCCGACGGGCAGTGTCGGTACTTCGGACGCCCCTATCGGCGACATCCCGGCCGTCGGCGTCTCCCGGGAAGTCGGTGCCCGGCTCTCGCGGCGCTTCGAGGGCGACGAGGTCACCGTCTCGGTGAACGCCGACGTCCACGACGCGACCAGCCAGAACGTCCACGCGACGCTCGGCCCCGACACCGACGAGGAGCTGCTCGTCACCAGCCACGTCGACGCCCACGACATCGCCGAGGGCGCGATGGACAACGGTGCCGGCACAGCGATGGTCGTCGAAGTCGCTCGCGCGCTCGCGGCCCGCGAGGACGAACTCGACACCAGAATCCACTTCGTCTGCTACGGCGCGGAGGAAGTCGGCCTCGTCGGCGCTGCCCACGACGCCGACGAACGCGACCTCGCCAGCGTGCGTGCCGTTCTCAACTTCGACGGCGTCGTCCGCGGCCGCACGCTGAAGTTCTACGCCCACGGCTTCGACGCGCTCGCGGACGCCGCGCGCGGCGTCGGCGATGACTTCGGACACCCGGTCTCCGTGACGCCGAAACTCGGCCCGCACTCCGACCACTGGGAGTACGTCCAGCACGGCGTCCCCGGCTACCACGTCGCCAGCGAGACCGGCGGTGCCGGCCGCGGCTGGGGCCACACGTACGCCGACACGCTCGAGAAACTCGAAGTCCGGAACTTCCGGGAGCAGGCAGTCCTCCTCACCGACCTCGCCGTCCGCCTCGCCGACGACGGGTTCGCCGTCGCGCACGCCAGCGAGGCTGACATCGCCGCCGCCCTCGAGGACGAAGATCTCGCCGAGGGCATGAAGATCACCGGCGACTGGCCGTACTGA
- a CDS encoding MTH865 family protein: MSDTEAELREELTEAFSNADYPVKNQMGLVPALPNGPSTSFEAGGQSWTAMELATKLSSRAEFPYDNVDDLVDDVIAGLKDEDEL; this comes from the coding sequence ATGTCCGACACCGAAGCCGAACTCCGCGAGGAACTCACCGAGGCGTTCTCGAACGCCGACTACCCCGTGAAGAACCAGATGGGTCTCGTGCCCGCGCTCCCGAACGGCCCGTCGACGTCCTTCGAGGCCGGCGGCCAGTCCTGGACCGCGATGGAGCTCGCGACGAAGCTCTCCAGCCGCGCCGAGTTCCCCTACGACAACGTCGACGACCTGGTCGACGACGTCATCGCGGGTCTGAAAGACGAAGACGAGCTGTAA
- a CDS encoding M42 family metallopeptidase translates to MAVDLDLLRELTETSGAPGHEERVRDVVRAHLPDDVEEVQTDAMGNLIATVEGSQNPDFEVLVPAHMDEIGFIVKHVHEDGFVQVDALGGWDPRILRAERATVHTDDGDIPGVIGSPPPHIEDNPDTRDRDEIRDVFIDVGLPADDVGDHVQVGDAVTLSQRLEPVGDLVTAKALDNRVSVYELLKAAERASPDVTVHWVATTQEEVGLRGAEALGPDIEPDLVLNLDTTVANDIPQFVYEEDYVTEVGEGAAVKFKDGVVIPNPKVVDHLLDVADSEGIDHQREVLGAGGTDTGPLQRTHGATPVGAISTPTRYLHTPVEAVHTDDIEHVVDLTAAFVTSLDGSEDFTL, encoded by the coding sequence ATGGCCGTCGACTTAGACCTGCTGCGGGAACTGACCGAGACCAGCGGCGCGCCCGGCCACGAGGAGCGCGTCCGCGACGTGGTGCGCGCCCACCTCCCGGACGACGTGGAGGAGGTCCAGACGGACGCGATGGGGAACCTGATTGCGACCGTGGAGGGCAGCCAGAACCCAGACTTCGAGGTGCTGGTGCCCGCGCACATGGACGAAATCGGATTCATCGTGAAGCACGTCCACGAGGACGGCTTCGTGCAGGTGGACGCGCTCGGCGGCTGGGACCCCCGGATTCTGCGGGCCGAGCGCGCGACCGTCCACACCGACGACGGCGACATCCCGGGCGTCATCGGGTCGCCGCCGCCACACATCGAGGACAACCCCGACACGCGGGACCGCGACGAGATTCGGGACGTCTTCATCGACGTGGGGCTGCCCGCCGACGACGTCGGAGACCACGTACAGGTCGGTGACGCCGTGACGCTCTCACAGCGTCTGGAGCCAGTGGGAGACCTCGTCACCGCGAAGGCGCTGGACAACCGCGTGAGCGTCTACGAGCTGCTGAAGGCCGCCGAGCGCGCGTCGCCCGACGTCACGGTTCACTGGGTCGCGACCACGCAGGAGGAGGTCGGGCTGCGGGGTGCGGAGGCGCTCGGCCCGGACATCGAACCCGACCTCGTCCTGAACCTCGACACGACGGTCGCCAACGACATCCCGCAGTTCGTCTACGAGGAAGACTACGTCACGGAGGTCGGCGAGGGCGCGGCGGTGAAGTTCAAGGACGGCGTCGTCATCCCGAACCCGAAGGTCGTCGACCACCTCCTCGACGTCGCCGACAGCGAGGGTATCGACCACCAGCGCGAGGTTCTGGGCGCGGGCGGCACCGACACCGGTCCGCTCCAGCGCACCCACGGCGCGACGCCCGTCGGCGCAATCTCCACGCCCACCAGATATCTCCACACGCCCGTCGAGGCCGTGCACACCGACGACATCGAGCACGTCGTCGACCTCACGGCGGCGTTCGTGACGAGTCTCGACGGCAGCGAGGACTTCACGCTCTGA
- a CDS encoding plastocyanin/azurin family copper-binding protein: MNSENDGDDGQVSRRSVIRAGAAAAAATAATGTAAAQEEGGDGEGSSSGEKIVKVGPNGQNIFDPAELYVTPGTTVRFVWEGSGHNVHATEVPGDAEWSAKTEITGPPMEYEYTFDGPMGEYNYVCDPHASVGMEGTIIVTDSPPENEGYQTLVPDSAKTLAVAAVGSMTSVLGIAYFFMKYGGDYDGEFEE; encoded by the coding sequence ATGAACTCCGAGAACGACGGCGACGACGGGCAGGTGTCCCGGCGGAGCGTCATCCGTGCCGGCGCGGCCGCGGCCGCTGCGACCGCCGCGACTGGCACCGCAGCCGCCCAGGAGGAAGGCGGAGACGGCGAGGGAAGCAGCAGCGGGGAGAAAATCGTGAAGGTTGGGCCGAACGGCCAGAACATCTTCGACCCCGCAGAGCTCTACGTCACTCCCGGGACCACGGTGCGGTTCGTCTGGGAGGGCAGCGGGCACAACGTTCACGCGACGGAAGTTCCCGGTGACGCCGAGTGGAGCGCGAAAACCGAGATAACGGGGCCGCCGATGGAGTACGAGTACACGTTCGACGGGCCGATGGGCGAGTACAACTACGTCTGTGACCCCCACGCTTCCGTCGGCATGGAGGGCACCATCATCGTGACCGACAGCCCACCGGAGAACGAGGGCTACCAGACTCTCGTCCCGGACTCCGCGAAGACCCTGGCCGTCGCGGCGGTCGGGTCGATGACGTCCGTCCTCGGCATCGCGTACTTCTTCATGAAGTACGGCGGCGACTACGACGGCGAGTTCGAGGAGTAA
- a CDS encoding SRPBCC family protein, with product MDTLEVTTDVRVPPEEAYAFLENFPGYARYSKYLDSVRQHGDGSAGTEYDLTFSWWKLSHTFRSRVADTDEPNRIDWEVLGTLDASGQWLVEAAEDGAEVSLVVTYDSGSARGVLDLPMFASFDWVAQRVVEKITEEGERVVERVVADLEGQRRPVDLHVETR from the coding sequence GTGGACACCCTCGAAGTCACCACCGACGTCCGCGTGCCTCCGGAGGAGGCGTACGCGTTCCTCGAGAACTTTCCCGGGTACGCGCGGTACTCGAAGTACCTCGACTCGGTCCGGCAGCACGGCGACGGCAGCGCGGGCACGGAGTACGACTTGACGTTCTCGTGGTGGAAGCTCTCGCACACCTTCCGGTCCCGCGTGGCGGACACGGACGAACCGAACCGCATCGACTGGGAAGTCCTTGGGACGCTGGACGCCAGCGGCCAGTGGCTCGTCGAAGCGGCCGAAGACGGCGCAGAAGTCTCGCTGGTCGTGACCTACGACTCCGGGAGCGCGAGGGGCGTCCTCGACCTCCCGATGTTCGCGTCGTTCGACTGGGTCGCCCAGCGCGTCGTCGAGAAAATCACCGAGGAGGGCGAACGCGTCGTCGAACGCGTCGTCGCCGACCTCGAAGGGCAGCGCCGTCCGGTCGACCTCCACGTGGAGACGCGGTAG
- a CDS encoding NAD(P)/FAD-dependent oxidoreductase: MTERVAVVGGGPAGLMAATYTARAGLDTTVFDGGESILARNAHLENVPGFPAGVNARSFLDATREQAADAGVGFVDEHVASVAGDRPFTVETESGAAHAAEFVVAASWPDTSYLDGFDVERVQRGSKTMLVADRFARLDVDGLYAAGRVARQYHQAVVAAGHGATAGLTVVEDSDRAYYHDWVAPDGYFTGRGRDVPPGTEEIGEEERRQRERESLEALDSRSPADPPSQHPSVDDE; encoded by the coding sequence ATGACCGAGCGAGTCGCAGTGGTCGGCGGCGGGCCCGCCGGCCTGATGGCAGCCACGTACACGGCCCGCGCCGGCCTCGACACGACGGTGTTCGACGGCGGTGAGTCGATTCTCGCGCGGAACGCCCACCTGGAGAACGTTCCGGGGTTCCCTGCGGGCGTGAACGCGCGGTCGTTCCTCGACGCCACCCGCGAGCAGGCCGCCGACGCCGGCGTCGGCTTCGTCGACGAGCACGTCGCGTCCGTGGCCGGAGACCGACCGTTCACCGTCGAGACCGAATCCGGCGCGGCGCACGCTGCCGAGTTCGTGGTGGCGGCGTCTTGGCCGGACACCAGCTACCTCGACGGCTTCGACGTCGAGCGCGTCCAGCGCGGGTCGAAGACGATGCTGGTCGCCGACCGCTTCGCGCGCCTCGACGTCGACGGTCTGTACGCCGCCGGTCGCGTCGCCCGCCAGTACCACCAGGCGGTCGTCGCGGCCGGCCACGGCGCGACGGCGGGGCTCACCGTCGTCGAGGACAGCGACAGGGCGTACTACCACGACTGGGTGGCACCAGACGGCTACTTCACGGGCCGAGGACGTGACGTTCCTCCGGGAACGGAGGAAATCGGCGAGGAGGAACGCCGGCAGCGCGAGCGTGAGAGTCTCGAAGCACTCGATAGTCGCTCACCCGCCGACCCACCGAGCCAGCACCCGAGTGTCGACGACGAGTAG
- the coaBC gene encoding bifunctional phosphopantothenoylcysteine decarboxylase/phosphopantothenate--cysteine ligase CoaBC translates to MLSGVNVALGVTGSIAAVKVVELAHELRRRGASVRAVVTESAQGIVHPWAVEFATDAPVVTEITGSVEHVKLCGRDGWADVFLIAPATANTVGKIAAAVDDSPVTTTATTALGAGVPVVVAPAMHEPMYDHPGVLDAIDRVASWGVDFVDPRVEEGKAKIASEEAIVLAAARAAGDRPLDGEHVVVTSGATSEPIDPVRVLTNRSSGKTGRAVAAACYVRGADVTLVHGDGDVPYADVCDVETAAEMTAATLDACEDADALVSAAAISDYTVEPSEEKIRSGRELTLDLQPTRKLLDAVRDEYPTLPIVGFKAETSGEDDAMVEAARGILDRSALSFVVANDASVMGGDETRALFVTADDASEFVGDKQGLGRRVAGELADRL, encoded by the coding sequence ATGCTCTCCGGAGTGAACGTCGCCCTCGGCGTGACGGGCAGCATCGCGGCGGTGAAGGTCGTGGAGCTCGCCCACGAGCTGCGCCGCCGCGGCGCGAGCGTACGAGCCGTTGTGACCGAGAGCGCGCAGGGAATCGTCCACCCGTGGGCGGTCGAGTTCGCGACCGACGCGCCGGTCGTCACGGAAATCACGGGGAGCGTCGAGCACGTCAAACTCTGCGGCCGCGACGGCTGGGCGGACGTCTTCCTGATTGCGCCGGCGACTGCGAACACCGTCGGGAAAATCGCGGCCGCCGTCGACGACTCACCGGTGACGACGACCGCCACCACCGCGCTCGGGGCGGGCGTCCCGGTCGTCGTCGCGCCGGCGATGCACGAGCCGATGTACGACCACCCGGGCGTCCTCGACGCCATCGACCGCGTGGCGTCGTGGGGCGTGGACTTCGTCGACCCGCGCGTCGAAGAAGGAAAGGCGAAAATCGCCAGTGAGGAGGCGATAGTCCTCGCAGCCGCGCGTGCCGCCGGTGACCGCCCGCTGGACGGCGAGCACGTCGTCGTGACCTCGGGCGCGACGAGCGAACCCATCGACCCGGTGCGCGTGCTGACGAACCGGTCCTCGGGGAAAACCGGTCGCGCCGTCGCCGCCGCCTGCTACGTCCGGGGTGCCGACGTGACGCTCGTCCACGGCGACGGCGACGTTCCGTACGCCGACGTGTGCGACGTCGAGACGGCCGCGGAGATGACGGCGGCGACACTCGACGCCTGCGAGGACGCCGACGCCCTCGTCTCCGCGGCCGCCATCAGCGACTACACCGTCGAGCCGAGCGAGGAGAAGATTCGCTCCGGGCGGGAACTCACGCTCGACCTCCAGCCGACGCGGAAGCTTCTGGACGCCGTTCGCGACGAATACCCCACTCTCCCGATAGTCGGCTTCAAGGCGGAGACGTCGGGCGAGGACGACGCGATGGTCGAGGCAGCCCGCGGCATCCTCGACCGAAGCGCGCTCTCGTTCGTCGTCGCGAACGACGCCAGCGTGATGGGCGGCGACGAGACGCGCGCGCTGTTCGTCACGGCCGACGACGCCAGCGAGTTCGTGGGCGACAAACAGGGGCTCGGGCGGCGAGTCGCCGGCGAACTCGCCGACCGCCTCTGA
- a CDS encoding monovalent cation/H+ antiporter subunit E has protein sequence MSGADLLVPVEDSVSLRQTVAHVAERARDAGVPVTLHFVCPISERPVGGGDSEVAGDAEALLDRIEVWAEEDLGEHSEDVSVVTSVVGADVYLFNPGDYADVLVAYARRNGVDTVVLDPEFNPLGMAPLLPPLERELEAAGLNAELAPVERATRRGPLTRPAGLDQFVLLFASTFGFYLLIAGELTVFNVATGAVTGTIVAALLRRITTRGSVDLPGLAGRLGRMALYVPYLLWEIVKANISIAKVVLHPRLPIDPKVVEFDAAVWSELPATTLANSITLTPGTLTVDVTQRHFTVHSLTTGSRSDLLAGGLERAVRFVFYGRAAMRLPTPAERGETMDGSVDGARSDDADEVQAAIERVESDTGGGEE, from the coding sequence ATGTCGGGGGCTGACCTGCTCGTCCCGGTCGAGGACTCCGTGTCGCTCAGGCAGACGGTCGCGCACGTCGCCGAGCGCGCCCGGGACGCCGGCGTCCCGGTGACGCTACACTTCGTCTGCCCGATCTCCGAGCGTCCGGTCGGCGGCGGGGACAGCGAGGTCGCGGGCGACGCCGAAGCGTTGCTCGACCGCATCGAAGTGTGGGCCGAGGAGGACCTCGGGGAGCACAGCGAGGACGTCTCCGTGGTGACTAGCGTCGTCGGGGCCGACGTGTACCTGTTCAATCCCGGCGACTACGCAGACGTGCTGGTCGCGTACGCGCGGCGGAACGGCGTCGATACCGTCGTCCTCGACCCAGAGTTCAATCCGCTCGGCATGGCACCGCTACTGCCGCCGCTGGAGCGCGAGCTGGAGGCGGCGGGTCTGAACGCCGAACTCGCACCGGTAGAGCGCGCGACCCGGCGCGGGCCGCTCACGCGGCCGGCCGGCCTCGACCAGTTCGTGTTACTGTTCGCGTCGACGTTCGGCTTCTACCTCCTGATTGCTGGCGAGCTGACCGTGTTCAATGTTGCGACCGGGGCGGTCACGGGGACAATCGTCGCCGCGCTGCTCCGGCGCATCACTACTCGCGGGTCCGTCGACCTGCCGGGGTTAGCTGGTCGCCTCGGTCGGATGGCGCTGTACGTGCCGTACCTGCTGTGGGAGATCGTGAAAGCGAACATCAGCATCGCGAAGGTTGTGCTCCACCCGCGGCTCCCCATCGACCCGAAAGTCGTGGAGTTCGACGCCGCGGTCTGGTCTGAGCTCCCGGCGACGACGCTCGCGAACAGCATCACACTCACACCGGGGACCCTCACCGTGGACGTGACCCAGCGACACTTCACCGTCCACAGCCTGACGACGGGGTCGCGGTCCGACCTGCTGGCGGGCGGCCTGGAGCGCGCCGTGCGGTTCGTCTTCTACGGGCGTGCAGCGATGCGGCTGCCGACCCCAGCCGAACGCGGCGAGACGATGGACGGCAGCGTCGACGGGGCCCGCAGCGACGACGCCGACGAGGTGCAGGCGGCCATCGAGCGCGTCGAATCCGACACCGGGGGTGGTGAAGAGTGA
- a CDS encoding cation:proton antiporter, with the protein MSLVPDILLAGAGAFILVSLVVLYRVLDGPTMQDRVIAVNAIGTNIVVILALVGAATNTPAALDVAIVYALLNFLMSIAISKFTVERGGVL; encoded by the coding sequence GTGAGCCTCGTCCCCGATATTCTGCTGGCCGGTGCGGGCGCGTTCATCCTCGTGTCGCTGGTCGTGCTCTACCGGGTGCTCGACGGACCGACGATGCAGGACCGCGTCATCGCGGTGAACGCCATCGGAACGAACATCGTCGTCATTCTGGCGCTCGTCGGCGCGGCGACGAACACGCCGGCGGCCCTCGACGTCGCCATCGTGTACGCGCTGTTGAACTTCCTGATGAGCATCGCCATCTCGAAGTTCACGGTCGAGCGGGGTGGTGTGCTGTGA
- the mnhG gene encoding monovalent cation/H(+) antiporter subunit G, with product MTPTEIAVAVLVAGGVFFTFVAGVGLLRLPDIYTRTHSASKSDTLGAGLALAAVGVTFGADLPTVKAGLLVVFMFITNPTAAHAIARAAADQGIEPWTTEDEGGEAE from the coding sequence GTGACGCCGACGGAGATTGCGGTGGCAGTGCTGGTCGCGGGCGGCGTGTTCTTCACGTTCGTCGCTGGCGTCGGGCTGCTCCGACTGCCGGACATCTACACGCGCACGCACAGCGCGTCGAAGAGCGACACGCTCGGCGCTGGGCTGGCGCTGGCGGCGGTCGGTGTGACGTTCGGTGCAGACCTGCCGACCGTGAAGGCCGGACTGCTCGTCGTGTTCATGTTCATCACGAACCCGACCGCGGCCCACGCCATCGCGCGGGCCGCAGCCGACCAGGGTATCGAGCCGTGGACCACCGAGGACGAAGGAGGTGAGGCCGAGTGA
- a CDS encoding DUF4040 domain-containing protein, with the protein MNIELPLLAFVLAAALATTVLRDVLASIIAFATYSLGIAVIWVVLQAPDVGLTEAAVGAGVTTVLFLLTIAKTVRPSGERVFERLDLPALGVSVVLVGVLLLTLGGLPEIGNPDTAVLTSEVTTYYLENAYTEAGVKNAVTAVLASYRGFDTLGEAVVVYSAGVGLLVVLGKEVFA; encoded by the coding sequence GTGAACATCGAACTGCCGCTGCTGGCGTTCGTACTCGCTGCGGCACTGGCGACGACCGTTCTCCGGGACGTGCTGGCGTCCATTATCGCGTTCGCCACGTACAGCCTCGGTATCGCGGTCATCTGGGTGGTGCTGCAGGCACCGGACGTCGGCCTGACGGAGGCCGCCGTCGGTGCGGGCGTGACGACGGTGTTGTTCCTGCTCACCATCGCGAAGACGGTGCGGCCGTCCGGCGAGCGCGTCTTCGAGCGGCTGGACCTGCCGGCGCTCGGCGTGTCCGTCGTGCTCGTCGGCGTGTTGTTGCTGACACTCGGCGGACTCCCGGAGATAGGGAACCCGGACACCGCCGTGCTCACGTCTGAGGTGACGACGTACTACCTCGAGAACGCGTACACGGAGGCCGGCGTGAAGAACGCCGTGACGGCCGTGCTCGCGTCCTACCGCGGGTTCGACACGCTCGGTGAGGCGGTCGTCGTCTACTCGGCGGGCGTCGGTCTGCTGGTCGTGCTCGGCAAGGAGGTGTTCGCATGA
- a CDS encoding MnhB domain-containing protein gives MSQSKSDASATDTTATPSYVESSIIMATVRVVSPFVFTYGLFVMFHGADSAGGGFQGGVIVATVMLMLGIAFGIDPLREWVGESTLVGVIVGGVAAFLAVAVGTVALGGSFLDYHALPIHHASKYGIETVELFIGVIVAGTITGLFFAIDAGKEGDDE, from the coding sequence ATGAGCCAGTCGAAGTCCGACGCGAGCGCGACGGACACGACCGCGACGCCGTCGTACGTCGAGAGCTCCATCATCATGGCGACCGTCCGCGTGGTGTCGCCGTTCGTGTTCACGTACGGCCTGTTCGTGATGTTCCACGGCGCAGACTCCGCGGGCGGCGGCTTCCAGGGCGGCGTCATCGTCGCCACCGTGATGTTGATGCTGGGAATCGCGTTCGGCATCGACCCGCTCCGGGAGTGGGTCGGTGAGTCGACGCTGGTAGGGGTCATCGTCGGCGGCGTCGCGGCGTTCCTCGCCGTCGCCGTCGGCACCGTCGCACTGGGCGGCTCGTTCCTCGACTACCACGCGCTGCCCATCCACCACGCCAGCAAGTACGGTATCGAGACGGTCGAGCTGTTCATCGGCGTCATCGTGGCAGGTACCATCACGGGCCTGTTCTTCGCGATCGACGCCGGCAAGGAGGGCGACGACGAATGA